From the Sphingomonas mesophila genome, one window contains:
- the egtD gene encoding L-histidine N(alpha)-methyltransferase — protein sequence MRAISEEVDPAFRADVLKGLAEPVPAIPARWLYDRRGSELFDAITRLPSYYPTRTETALLERIVPEVAELCGRGGAVIEFGAGSQTKTPLLLAAVRPRAFVPIDISGEYLKDSAAEVDADHERVAVYPVVADFTREVVLPSEIDGLARLGFFPGSTIGNFIPRSATDLLRHFRTILGTGALLLIGMDRLKPVERLLAAYDDPEGVTAEFNLNLLHRINRELDGDVPVDAFRHEARWNDMLARIEMHLVAARDVAFSVSGRPFQFAAGQSIHSENSHKYGPRGGRLLLLAGGWTPLKEWVADNGDFAVILAEAQRERFAP from the coding sequence TTGCGCGCGATATCTGAGGAGGTCGATCCCGCGTTTCGCGCCGACGTGCTGAAGGGCCTTGCCGAGCCGGTTCCGGCGATCCCCGCGCGCTGGCTCTACGACCGGCGCGGAAGCGAGTTGTTCGACGCCATCACGCGCCTGCCGTCCTATTATCCGACGCGCACCGAGACCGCTTTGCTCGAGCGGATCGTTCCGGAGGTCGCTGAGCTTTGCGGGCGCGGCGGCGCCGTGATCGAGTTCGGCGCGGGATCGCAGACCAAGACCCCGCTCCTGCTCGCGGCAGTCCGGCCGCGCGCGTTCGTTCCGATCGACATCAGCGGCGAGTATCTCAAGGACAGCGCGGCGGAGGTCGACGCCGACCATGAGCGGGTCGCGGTCTATCCGGTGGTCGCCGACTTCACGCGCGAGGTGGTGCTTCCGAGCGAAATCGACGGGCTGGCGCGGCTCGGCTTCTTCCCTGGATCGACGATCGGCAATTTCATTCCGCGCAGCGCGACCGATTTGCTGCGCCATTTCCGGACCATTCTCGGCACCGGGGCGCTGCTGTTGATCGGGATGGACCGGTTGAAGCCGGTCGAGCGATTGCTCGCGGCCTATGACGATCCGGAGGGGGTGACGGCCGAATTCAACCTGAACCTGCTGCACCGGATCAACCGCGAACTGGACGGCGACGTTCCGGTCGACGCGTTCCGCCACGAGGCGCGGTGGAACGACATGCTGGCGCGGATCGAGATGCATCTGGTGGCGGCGCGCGACGTGGCGTTTTCGGTCTCAGGGCGGCCGTTCCAGTTCGCCGCGGGGCAATCGATCCACAGCGAGAACAGCCATAAATACGGGCCGCGCGGCGGGCGGCTGCTGCTGCTCGCGGGCGGGTGGACCCCGCTCAAGGAGTGGGTCGCGGACAATGGCGACTTTGCGGTGATCCTGGCCGAGGCCCAGCGCGAGCGGTTCGCGCCGTGA
- a CDS encoding HNH endonuclease: MYHPDLLRHPDSCPALVLNADYTPLSYYPLSLWPWQTAVKAMFLERVDVVAHYDREVHSPSQALKLPSVIALRQFVRPNEYPAFTRFNLFLRDRFRCVYCASPKELTFDHVIPRAQGGRTTWENVATACAPCNLKKGGRTPRQAGMHIHREPIRPTSWQLQDHGKSFPPNYLHASWRDYLYWDIELEA, translated from the coding sequence GTGTACCACCCCGATCTCCTCCGCCATCCCGACAGCTGCCCGGCGCTGGTGCTCAACGCCGACTACACGCCGCTGAGCTATTACCCGCTGAGCCTGTGGCCATGGCAGACCGCGGTCAAGGCGATGTTCCTCGAACGCGTCGACGTCGTCGCCCATTACGACCGCGAGGTCCATTCGCCGAGCCAGGCGCTCAAGCTGCCGAGCGTCATCGCGCTGCGCCAATTCGTCCGGCCCAACGAATATCCGGCGTTCACGCGCTTCAACCTGTTCCTGCGCGACCGCTTCCGCTGCGTCTATTGCGCAAGCCCGAAGGAACTCACCTTCGACCACGTCATCCCCCGCGCCCAGGGCGGTCGCACGACGTGGGAGAATGTCGCCACCGCCTGCGCTCCGTGCAATCTCAAGAAGGGTGGGCGGACCCCACGCCAGGCCGGCATGCACATCCACCGCGAACCGATCCGCCCGACCAGCTGGCAACTCCAGGACCACGGCAAGAGCTTCCCGCCCAATTACCTCCACGCCAGCTGGCGCGACTACCTCTACTGGGACATCGAACTGGAGGCGTAG
- a CDS encoding UTP--glucose-1-phosphate uridylyltransferase encodes MTVKPVRKAVFPVAGLGTRLLPATKTMPKEMLTIVDRPLIQYAVDEAREAGIEQLIFVTGRGKGSLVDYFDMSFELEATMEKAGKSLDALQSSRTDYGEIVAVRQQRPLGLGHAVWCARHVVGDEPFAVLLPDDLMVPGALKQMVAAYNEVGGNIVCAAEVPRDKTASYGIVTPGARDGNRTEVKGLVEKPKPELAPSTLAVIGRYILQPEVMGVLDAQEPGAGGEIQLTDAMARLIGRQPFHAVTVDAVRYDCGTKLGFVTANLALGLADAEIGADLRNYASSSMSQ; translated from the coding sequence ATGACGGTCAAGCCGGTGCGCAAGGCGGTGTTTCCTGTTGCCGGGCTCGGCACCCGGCTGCTGCCAGCGACCAAGACCATGCCCAAGGAGATGCTGACGATCGTCGATCGGCCGCTGATCCAATATGCGGTCGACGAGGCGCGCGAGGCGGGGATCGAGCAGCTGATCTTCGTCACCGGCCGCGGCAAGGGATCGCTGGTCGATTATTTCGACATGAGCTTCGAGCTCGAGGCGACGATGGAAAAGGCCGGCAAAAGCCTCGACGCGCTGCAATCCTCGCGCACCGATTATGGCGAGATCGTCGCCGTCCGCCAGCAACGGCCGCTCGGGCTCGGTCATGCGGTATGGTGCGCGCGGCATGTGGTCGGCGACGAGCCGTTCGCGGTGCTGCTGCCCGACGATTTGATGGTGCCGGGCGCGCTCAAGCAGATGGTCGCGGCATACAATGAGGTCGGCGGAAATATCGTCTGCGCCGCCGAGGTGCCGCGCGACAAGACCGCCAGCTACGGCATCGTCACGCCCGGAGCGCGGGACGGCAACCGGACCGAGGTCAAAGGGCTGGTCGAGAAGCCCAAGCCGGAATTGGCGCCGTCGACGCTGGCGGTGATCGGCCGCTACATCCTCCAACCCGAGGTGATGGGCGTGCTCGACGCGCAGGAACCCGGCGCGGGCGGCGAAATCCAGCTCACCGACGCGATGGCGCGGCTGATCGGCCGCCAGCCGTTCCACGCGGTTACGGTCGACGCGGTGCGCTATGATTGCGGGACCAAGCTCGGATTCGTGACCGCCAACCTCGCGCTCGGGCTCGCGGATGCGGAGATCGGCGCCGACCTGCGCAACTACGCCTCCAGTTCGATGTCCCAGTAG
- a CDS encoding YggT family protein, with protein MTTFIAILLFLLNVLGWLVIASAILSLLFAFNVLNHSNSGLRGIMDGLDRLLEPLYRPFRKVLPATGGIDWSPFLLLVTIGVLRIILTSVVAPV; from the coding sequence ATGACGACCTTCATCGCGATCCTGCTGTTTCTCCTCAACGTGCTCGGCTGGCTGGTGATCGCCTCGGCGATCCTCAGCCTGTTGTTCGCGTTCAACGTGCTCAACCATTCGAACAGCGGGCTGCGCGGGATCATGGACGGACTCGACCGCCTGCTCGAGCCGCTCTACCGGCCGTTCCGCAAGGTGCTTCCGGCGACCGGCGGGATCGATTGGTCGCCGTTCCTGCTGTTGGTCACGATCGGCGTGCTGCGCATCATCCTGACCAGCGTCGTCGCCCCGGTGTGA
- a CDS encoding MarC family protein — MIELFTSAFITLAVIVDPPGCAPIFASLTGGASAAERRRMAVRSCVVAWCILMFFALFGEALLTHLGVSLSAFRLAGGIMLFMIALDMVFERRTERREERAEEIKGTPEAEDVSIFPMAIPMIAGPGSIASVMLLNARAEGMQESLVVLGAMTLVIVLTLVALLAAGPLMRFVGAKVEAMITRILGVILAALATQFVLDGLGRSLPGLAGS; from the coding sequence ATGATCGAGCTGTTCACCAGCGCCTTCATCACGCTCGCGGTGATCGTCGACCCGCCGGGCTGCGCGCCAATTTTCGCCTCGCTGACCGGCGGTGCAAGCGCGGCCGAGCGGCGGCGGATGGCGGTCAGGAGCTGCGTCGTCGCCTGGTGCATCCTGATGTTCTTCGCCTTGTTCGGCGAGGCGCTGCTGACCCACCTCGGTGTGTCGCTGTCGGCGTTTCGGCTGGCGGGCGGGATCATGCTGTTCATGATCGCGCTCGACATGGTGTTCGAGCGGCGCACCGAACGGCGCGAGGAGCGGGCCGAGGAGATCAAGGGGACGCCCGAGGCCGAGGACGTCAGCATCTTCCCGATGGCGATCCCGATGATCGCCGGACCGGGCTCGATCGCTTCGGTGATGCTCTTGAATGCGCGGGCCGAGGGAATGCAGGAATCGCTGGTGGTGCTGGGCGCGATGACCTTGGTGATCGTGCTGACGCTGGTTGCGCTGCTCGCGGCGGGGCCGCTGATGCGGTTCGTCGGGGCCAAGGTCGAAGCGATGATCACGCGGATTTTGGGCGTGATCCTGGCCGCGCTGGCGACCCAGTTCGTGCTCGACGGACTAGGGCGGAGCCTGCCGGGGCTGGCTGGGAGCTAG
- the folD gene encoding bifunctional methylenetetrahydrofolate dehydrogenase/methenyltetrahydrofolate cyclohydrolase FolD, with amino-acid sequence MSARRIDGKGIAEALRARIADGVAAFRETVGRPPGLAVVLVGEDPASSVYVRSKGKATGAAGMRSVEHRLADSVSEAELLALIGELNRDPGIDGILVQLPLPGQIDEQRVIAAIDPAKDVDGFHVENAGRLAVGGEALVPCTPLGCLHLLKAELGDLTGKDAVVIGRSNIVGKPMALLLLAESCTVTIAHSRTRDLPELCRRADILVAAVGRAEMVRGAWVKPGAVVIDVGINRIAGGDGKGRLVGDVAFDEVAEVAAAITPVPGGVGPMTIAMLLRNTLVAAHRREGLEEPRL; translated from the coding sequence ATGAGCGCGCGGCGGATCGACGGCAAGGGGATCGCCGAGGCGCTTCGGGCGCGGATCGCCGACGGGGTCGCCGCCTTCCGCGAGACGGTCGGCCGGCCGCCCGGGCTGGCGGTCGTGCTGGTCGGCGAGGACCCGGCGAGCAGCGTCTATGTGCGGTCCAAGGGCAAGGCGACCGGGGCGGCCGGGATGCGCTCGGTCGAGCATCGGCTGGCCGATAGCGTCAGCGAGGCTGAACTGCTGGCGCTGATCGGCGAATTGAACCGCGATCCGGGCATCGACGGGATCCTGGTCCAGCTGCCGCTGCCCGGGCAGATCGATGAGCAACGGGTCATTGCGGCGATCGACCCGGCCAAGGATGTCGACGGCTTCCATGTCGAGAATGCCGGCAGGCTGGCGGTCGGCGGTGAGGCGCTGGTGCCGTGCACGCCGCTGGGGTGCCTGCACCTGCTGAAGGCGGAGCTGGGTGACCTCACCGGCAAGGATGCGGTGGTGATCGGGCGTTCCAACATCGTCGGCAAGCCGATGGCGCTGCTGCTGCTGGCCGAAAGCTGCACCGTGACGATCGCCCACAGCCGGACCCGCGACCTGCCGGAGCTGTGCCGGCGGGCGGACATATTGGTCGCCGCGGTCGGCCGGGCGGAGATGGTGCGGGGCGCGTGGGTGAAGCCGGGCGCGGTGGTGATCGATGTGGGCATCAACCGCATCGCCGGAGGGGACGGCAAGGGCCGACTGGTCGGCGACGTCGCTTTTGACGAGGTGGCCGAAGTGGCCGCCGCGATCACGCCGGTTCCGGGCGGGGTGGGGCCGATGACCATCGCCATGCTACTCAGGAACACGCTCGTCGCCGCGCACCGCCGCGAGGGGCTGGAGGAACCGCGCCTGTGA
- a CDS encoding HIG1 domain-containing protein, producing MNALLIIALLVAMGATAYVLVRGVMAMASGKDISGQQQQMYMRKRVLYQGVAIMLVVLILLLAGGRA from the coding sequence ATGAACGCGCTGCTCATCATCGCCCTCCTGGTCGCCATGGGCGCGACCGCCTATGTGCTGGTACGCGGGGTCATGGCGATGGCCTCGGGCAAGGATATCTCCGGCCAGCAACAGCAGATGTATATGCGCAAACGGGTGCTGTATCAGGGCGTGGCGATCATGCTGGTGGTGCTGATCCTGCTGCTCGCCGGCGGGCGCGCGTAA
- the gluQRS gene encoding tRNA glutamyl-Q(34) synthetase GluQRS has product MTTSRFAPSPSGRLHLGHAYSAVIGRSGAERWLLRIEDLDPGRCRAEFVDGIMEDLDWLGLKVDGEPLVQSQRVAAYADALEQLRAAGLVYPCFCTRADIAASLTAPHGDAGAHYPGTCRGLPDDPDRRSAVPHSWRLDSARAIARAGLRGWTEADGTAFAADPKDVGDAILARKDAPASYHLACVVDDAASGVDLVVRGEDLRPSTTVQRLLQALLGLPAPTYLHHPLVLHEDGRRLAKRDQAPTLAAMRAAGVDGRALAGELATGFLPLGFRLSNA; this is encoded by the coding sequence GTGACCACGAGCCGCTTCGCGCCCTCGCCCTCAGGGCGGCTGCATCTCGGCCATGCTTACTCCGCGGTGATCGGACGATCGGGCGCGGAGCGATGGCTGCTGAGGATCGAGGACCTCGACCCGGGCCGCTGCCGCGCCGAGTTCGTCGACGGGATTATGGAGGACCTCGACTGGCTGGGGCTCAAGGTCGATGGCGAGCCGCTGGTCCAGTCGCAGCGCGTCGCAGCCTATGCCGATGCGCTCGAGCAGCTGCGGGCGGCGGGGCTGGTCTACCCGTGCTTCTGCACGCGGGCCGACATCGCCGCGTCGCTGACCGCGCCGCACGGCGATGCCGGGGCGCATTATCCCGGCACCTGCCGCGGCCTGCCGGACGATCCCGATCGCCGATCAGCCGTTCCGCATAGCTGGCGCCTCGACTCGGCGCGGGCGATCGCGCGGGCTGGGCTGCGCGGCTGGACCGAGGCCGACGGCACGGCGTTTGCGGCCGATCCGAAAGACGTCGGCGATGCGATCCTGGCGCGAAAGGACGCGCCGGCGTCCTACCATCTGGCGTGCGTCGTGGACGATGCGGCGAGCGGGGTCGATCTGGTGGTGCGCGGCGAGGACTTGCGGCCCTCGACCACGGTGCAGCGGCTCCTGCAGGCGCTACTGGGACTGCCCGCGCCGACCTATCTGCACCATCCGCTAGTGCTGCACGAGGACGGGCGGCGGCTGGCCAAGCGCGACCAGGCGCCGACGCTGGCCGCGATGCGGGCTGCAGGGGTCGACGGGCGAGCGCTCGCGGGTGAGCTCGCTACCGGCTTTCTGCCCCTAGGATTCCGGCTGTCGAATGCCTAA
- a CDS encoding AcrB/AcrD/AcrF family protein: MEERVKAFVDRHWLPLLFAAYALFFAYLIWSRWANIQNFALSDTDDNMRIAQVRAWLNNGQDWFDLRQYRLNAPDGANMHWSRLVDLPLAGLILLGRLFLGGPQAEMFAVAVAPILPLAVLMIALALTIRRLVHPSAWPLMVVCLFFAGSCVAQFVPTRIDHHGWQLAFLAIAVAGLADPRRARGGVTVGLASALSLAIGLELMIYLALAGVAQVLMWVADAGQRRRLGAYAASLSGGTALAFLLFASNDNRLAVCDALSPVWLSDALVGGALMLALAWWSPASWKTRLVVAVAAGAIIAGFHALVWPHCLSRLEGVSDEVYQLWLSHVREARPFYRHPWKTAATIIALPATGLIGWAVLAWFRRRDPRLPQVLAAGAIALTATALLFWQSRTGPAAQMMAIPGAVALAVLVGPRLYNSRHMLVRTLGTTLLVLLALGGLVPLLLDQFAPNPPRTERQLAVARANASCPTLAAMRPIAKLPPATMFTFGDLAPRLIAITPHRAIIGPYHRNGPQIVDAMKFFRGTPDEARVLADKYRADYVLICPMMSQATVYMAEAPRGFYVQLASGRIPAWLDPVPLPEGSPLKLWRVKRP, translated from the coding sequence GTGGAAGAGCGGGTCAAGGCGTTCGTCGACAGGCATTGGCTGCCGCTGCTCTTCGCCGCCTACGCTCTGTTCTTCGCCTATCTGATCTGGTCGCGCTGGGCCAACATCCAGAATTTCGCGCTCAGCGACACCGACGACAATATGCGCATCGCCCAGGTGCGCGCCTGGCTCAACAATGGCCAGGATTGGTTCGACCTGAGGCAATATCGGCTTAACGCCCCCGACGGCGCCAACATGCACTGGAGCCGGTTGGTCGACCTGCCGCTGGCCGGTCTGATCCTCCTCGGCCGGCTGTTCCTCGGCGGCCCGCAGGCCGAGATGTTCGCCGTGGCGGTCGCTCCGATCCTGCCGCTGGCAGTACTGATGATCGCGCTGGCGCTGACCATCCGCCGCTTGGTCCATCCGTCGGCTTGGCCGCTGATGGTGGTCTGCCTGTTCTTCGCCGGCTCGTGCGTCGCGCAATTCGTGCCCACCCGGATCGACCATCACGGCTGGCAACTCGCCTTCCTCGCGATTGCCGTCGCCGGCCTCGCCGACCCGCGGCGCGCGCGCGGCGGAGTAACCGTCGGCCTGGCGTCCGCGCTGTCGCTGGCGATCGGGCTCGAGCTCATGATCTACCTCGCGCTGGCCGGTGTCGCGCAGGTGCTGATGTGGGTCGCCGACGCGGGTCAGCGCCGCCGTCTCGGGGCCTATGCCGCCAGCCTGTCGGGCGGCACCGCGCTCGCCTTCCTCCTCTTCGCTTCGAACGACAATCGCCTCGCGGTGTGCGACGCCCTGTCACCGGTCTGGCTCAGCGACGCGCTGGTCGGCGGCGCGCTGATGCTGGCCCTCGCCTGGTGGTCGCCTGCCAGCTGGAAGACGCGACTGGTCGTAGCGGTGGCGGCGGGCGCGATCATCGCCGGCTTTCACGCTTTGGTCTGGCCGCATTGCCTGTCGCGGCTCGAAGGCGTCAGCGACGAGGTCTATCAGTTGTGGCTCAGCCATGTGCGCGAGGCGCGGCCGTTCTACCGCCACCCGTGGAAGACCGCCGCGACGATCATCGCGCTCCCCGCCACCGGGCTGATCGGCTGGGCGGTCCTCGCCTGGTTTCGCCGCCGCGACCCGCGCCTGCCGCAAGTGCTCGCCGCCGGCGCCATTGCGCTCACCGCCACCGCCCTCTTGTTCTGGCAGTCGCGGACCGGCCCGGCGGCGCAGATGATGGCCATTCCCGGCGCGGTCGCGCTCGCCGTGCTGGTCGGGCCCAGGCTCTACAATTCGCGCCACATGCTGGTGCGCACGCTCGGCACGACCCTGCTCGTGCTGCTGGCGCTCGGCGGACTGGTCCCGCTGCTGCTTGACCAATTCGCCCCCAATCCGCCGCGCACCGAGCGCCAGTTGGCGGTCGCCCGCGCCAATGCCAGCTGCCCGACGCTCGCCGCGATGCGCCCGATCGCCAAGCTCCCGCCGGCGACCATGTTCACCTTCGGCGACCTCGCCCCGCGGCTGATCGCGATCACCCCGCACCGCGCGATCATCGGCCCCTATCACCGCAACGGTCCGCAGATCGTCGACGCGATGAAGTTCTTCCGCGGCACCCCCGACGAAGCCCGCGTGTTGGCCGACAAATACCGCGCCGACTACGTCCTCATCTGCCCGATGATGAGCCAGGCCACGGTCTACATGGCCGAGGCCCCGCGCGGCTTTTATGTCCAGCTCGCGTCCGGCCGTATCCCGGCCTGGCTCGATCCGGTGCCGCTGCCCGAAGGCTCGCCGCTCAAGCTGTGGCGCGTGAAGCGCCCCTAG
- a CDS encoding cob(I)yrinic acid a,c-diamide adenosyltransferase, translating into MVKLNKIYTRTGDDGSAGLVDGSRVSKASARMAAIGEVDEANSALGVAIAALEPGPLAADLRLVQNELFDLGADLATPGEVEGALRIVADQVERLEKRIDVLNAELNPLTSFILPGGSMAAAQLHLARGIVRRAERAAVALAAIDTVNAQALAYLNRLSDHLFVAARWTAAQEGGDVLWQPGATRTS; encoded by the coding sequence CTGGTCAAGCTCAACAAGATTTACACGCGCACCGGCGACGACGGATCGGCCGGGCTGGTCGACGGGAGCCGGGTCAGCAAGGCGAGCGCGCGGATGGCAGCGATCGGCGAGGTCGACGAGGCCAATTCGGCGCTCGGCGTGGCGATCGCCGCGCTCGAGCCCGGCCCGCTGGCGGCGGACCTTCGGCTGGTCCAGAACGAGCTGTTCGATCTCGGCGCCGACCTTGCGACGCCGGGCGAGGTCGAAGGCGCGTTGCGGATCGTCGCCGACCAGGTCGAGCGGCTCGAGAAACGGATCGACGTGCTCAACGCCGAGCTGAATCCGCTGACCAGTTTCATCCTGCCCGGCGGGTCGATGGCGGCGGCGCAATTGCATTTGGCGCGCGGGATCGTCCGGCGCGCCGAGCGGGCGGCGGTGGCGCTGGCGGCGATCGACACCGTGAATGCCCAGGCGCTGGCCTACCTCAATCGGCTGTCGGACCATTTGTTCGTCGCGGCGCGTTGGACGGCGGCTCAGGAGGGAGGCGACGTGCTGTGGCAACCCGGCGCCACCAGGACCAGCTAG
- the argH gene encoding argininosuccinate lyase, which translates to MWGGRFAGGPAAVMRAINSSIAVDRRLWRQDIAASKAHAAMLGAQGIISADDAAAIDRGLDAVAAEIAGGQLVEDEALEDIHMHVEHRLGELIGEAAGRLHTARSRNDQVATDFKLFVREAIDKALAAIDALEDALLDRAEEHAATIMPGFTHLQSGQPVTLGHHLMAYVAMLGRDRSRFGDARARLNECPLGSAALAGTSFPIDRDATAAALGFDRPTANSIDSVSDRDFVVDYLHAAALTSVHLSRLAEEIVLWASPQFGFVHLPDGWSTGSSIMPNKRNPDAAELVRGHCARIVGDLVALLVLLKGLPLAYAKDLQDDKPPLFDAHDLLMLSLAAMAGMVAELEFVPERMRAAAAAGHATATDLADWLAVAAGVPFREAHHIAGRVVAAADAAGKALDEMTIDELRAIDPRIGPDVLPLLSVESSVAARRSAGGTAPELVAAAVRAAREARGRR; encoded by the coding sequence ATGTGGGGCGGGCGCTTTGCGGGCGGCCCGGCCGCGGTGATGCGCGCGATCAATTCGTCGATCGCCGTCGACCGGAGGCTATGGCGGCAGGACATCGCCGCGTCAAAGGCCCATGCCGCAATGCTCGGCGCGCAAGGGATCATAAGCGCGGACGACGCGGCGGCGATCGATCGCGGGCTCGATGCGGTGGCGGCGGAGATCGCGGGCGGCCAGTTGGTCGAGGACGAGGCACTCGAGGACATCCACATGCATGTCGAGCACCGGCTCGGCGAGCTGATCGGCGAAGCAGCGGGGCGCCTGCATACGGCGCGCTCGCGCAACGACCAGGTTGCGACCGACTTCAAGCTGTTCGTGCGCGAGGCGATCGACAAGGCGCTGGCCGCGATTGACGCACTGGAGGACGCGCTGCTCGACCGCGCCGAGGAGCATGCGGCGACAATCATGCCCGGCTTTACCCATCTTCAATCGGGCCAGCCGGTGACCCTCGGGCATCATCTGATGGCTTATGTCGCGATGCTCGGGCGCGACCGCAGCCGCTTCGGGGATGCCCGCGCGCGGCTTAACGAATGCCCGCTGGGCAGCGCCGCACTGGCCGGGACCAGCTTCCCGATCGACCGCGACGCCACCGCGGCGGCGCTCGGCTTCGACCGGCCGACCGCCAACAGCATCGATTCCGTCAGCGATCGCGATTTCGTCGTCGATTATCTTCATGCGGCGGCGCTGACCTCGGTCCATCTGTCGCGGCTGGCGGAGGAGATCGTGCTGTGGGCGTCACCGCAATTCGGCTTCGTCCACCTGCCCGACGGCTGGTCGACCGGAAGCTCAATCATGCCCAACAAGCGCAATCCCGACGCCGCCGAGCTGGTGCGCGGGCATTGCGCGCGGATCGTCGGCGATCTGGTCGCGCTGCTGGTGCTGCTGAAGGGTCTGCCGCTGGCCTATGCCAAGGATTTGCAGGACGACAAGCCGCCGCTGTTCGACGCCCACGATTTGCTGATGCTGAGCCTGGCGGCAATGGCCGGGATGGTTGCCGAGCTGGAATTCGTGCCCGAGCGGATGCGCGCGGCGGCGGCGGCCGGTCATGCGACGGCGACCGACCTTGCTGACTGGCTGGCGGTAGCGGCCGGCGTGCCGTTCCGCGAAGCGCACCATATCGCCGGGCGCGTGGTTGCGGCGGCGGACGCGGCGGGCAAGGCGCTCGACGAGATGACCATCGACGAGCTGCGCGCGATCGACCCGCGCATTGGCCCCGACGTGCTGCCCCTGTTGTCGGTCGAATCGTCGGTCGCGGCGCGGCGATCGGCTGGCGGGACTGCGCCGGAGCTTGTAGCAGCAGCGGTCCGGGCCGCACGCGAAGCCCGCGGGAGACGATGA
- the egtB gene encoding ergothioneine biosynthesis protein EgtB encodes MATRRHQDQLADDLPTRLAATRALTLALAEPLSDADATIQPHPDASPAKWHLAHSTWFFETFVLRDHSPGYQAYDERWAYLFNSYYEGEGERHERARRGMISRPSLDEVRAWRATVDSALQEALPGLPDRARALVELGIQHEQQHQELFLTDILATFAENPLEPAYGPLRHCERSEAIQPSAAGLPRRFAARNDGGGWLPGLDGIVEIGATGETFAYDCETPRHRVLLHPHAIAGRCVSNGEWREFMAEGGYDEPRLWLSEGWDWRRANGIERPLYWAEDGQSAFTLAGRRDIDPAAPVAHVSFYEADAFARWAGARLPTEAEWESCFATADPTIGNQLDEACAVLPKSGGGPFGEVWQWTGSAFLPYPGFVPAEGTVGEYNGKFMCGQFVLKGASCATPRGHSRVSYRNFFPAGARWQFTGVRLARDI; translated from the coding sequence GTGGCAACCCGGCGCCACCAGGACCAGCTAGCGGACGACCTGCCGACCCGGCTGGCAGCGACCCGCGCGCTGACGCTGGCGCTGGCCGAGCCGCTGAGCGACGCCGACGCGACGATCCAGCCGCACCCCGATGCGAGCCCGGCGAAATGGCATCTGGCGCATTCGACCTGGTTCTTCGAGACCTTCGTGCTGCGTGACCATTCGCCCGGCTACCAAGCTTACGACGAGCGGTGGGCGTATCTGTTTAACAGCTATTACGAGGGCGAGGGCGAGCGCCACGAGCGGGCGCGGCGCGGGATGATCAGCCGGCCGAGCCTGGACGAGGTGCGGGCATGGCGGGCGACGGTGGATAGCGCGCTGCAGGAGGCGCTGCCGGGACTGCCGGATCGAGCGCGGGCGCTGGTCGAGCTTGGCATCCAGCACGAGCAGCAGCACCAGGAATTGTTCCTGACCGACATTCTCGCGACCTTTGCCGAGAATCCATTGGAGCCAGCTTATGGTCCGCTTCGTCATTGCGAGCGCAGCGAAGCAATCCAGCCTTCCGCCGCTGGATTGCCGCGCCGCTTCGCGGCTCGCAATGACGGGGGTGGATGGCTGCCCGGGCTCGACGGGATCGTCGAGATTGGCGCGACCGGGGAGACATTCGCTTATGATTGCGAGACTCCGCGGCACCGGGTGCTGCTCCATCCTCACGCCATTGCTGGGCGCTGCGTGAGTAACGGCGAGTGGCGCGAGTTCATGGCCGAGGGGGGCTACGACGAACCGCGGCTGTGGCTGAGCGAGGGTTGGGACTGGCGCCGGGCTAATGGCATCGAGCGGCCGCTGTACTGGGCCGAGGACGGGCAGTCGGCGTTTACGCTCGCGGGGCGGCGCGACATCGACCCCGCCGCGCCGGTGGCGCACGTTAGCTTCTACGAGGCTGACGCCTTTGCGCGTTGGGCCGGGGCGCGGCTTCCGACCGAGGCCGAATGGGAAAGCTGCTTTGCCACGGCCGACCCGACAATCGGGAATCAACTGGACGAGGCATGCGCGGTGTTGCCGAAATCGGGCGGAGGCCCGTTCGGCGAGGTGTGGCAGTGGACCGGATCGGCGTTCCTGCCCTACCCCGGTTTCGTGCCCGCCGAGGGCACGGTCGGCGAGTATAATGGCAAGTTCATGTGCGGGCAGTTCGTGCTGAAAGGCGCAAGCTGCGCCACGCCGCGCGGCCACAGCCGGGTGAGCTATCGCAACTTCTTCCCGGCGGGCGCGCGCTGGCAGTTCACGGGGGTGCGGCTTGCGCGCGATATCTGA